The Hypomesus transpacificus isolate Combined female chromosome 3, fHypTra1, whole genome shotgun sequence genome has a window encoding:
- the si:ch211-266g18.10 gene encoding titin isoform X24, with translation MAAAAPQADGHTGETGRVSSPPKAPGFWLLRTLSFSVELLVALAFLLCWIGAGVMMFEIVEYKGVTDIQEIVMDPMKAINEAVDGISNLFNGAQELVPELDPMTAINFATEEITDAKEEFVSYLSDEEGNIYLSYIDPVIIGRGAFEATNDLMCEAGSTIQHTLCTVFDTILDLLKGKYDLSYIDPVVIGRGVFEVINGFMCKVGDAIQDILCSALDTFLDSVKAALQWVGFNPMIIVETVSEWMSSLWAYLWNLLQGVLNVKFSPMTVLTRTVDIIIEQKNILVNYLSHLLMGDQGVIPDITFDPMQVVTDAMVEITDKRNIFLSYLSNMIMDDKGESTPSEIHLIRRKGEFLPPLEKVAELTHTKEKDKISVPSETEEKYDTASMEDVKEAEEEHDKDDEGNKDPGEPLDEAVSDGDYMEAELQEEDADESKNTEHKQKRNVRITYERVRRIGSKAHLKKDQEQPEETDHQVKVEEEKIEGEVVEEEKEAQEQAQPLQKAVEAEDDHPDEGREETKKQEEEKKKTGDLHFKHQVVLEAGGDQEQDMTGIEQDKEGEQAVTEEAVEEKEEEEPANEEVKEEEVEETEDEEAKEEKEEEEPANEEVKEEKEEEETANEEVKEKKEEPANEEVKEEEEEEEEPANEEVKEEEKEEQPVEENKAAIEEVVENEELKKEKKEEEPAKEEVMEEEEEKVEVKKEKDKEKEEEKHKLVNEEDDHVVLTTEKFDVVDIMTGIASEEEEEEKETTPPVTDDEDYSDIIDDDENNNNSESKKTEPKRKRNVHIPYERIRRIGSRAHLKLDEEVPKVEDYQGKDTKDDKVLRESTERRAKQEVEDVLKDLRAAQVRKLERVQRRKENEEKKEKPVKLERKSEKEKEEELSEDKIGEAKNSVKKAEKLQLKDELLKKSAEEIKAVNETGPLRRRFAHQTKMTAIEPKMTVKELKDVKAYKTESDKKEVKSETEAIKADEEVKPEKKVFGKKVVKAEKDVEAKVTSEKIEAHKKESKADNKEVKPEKEAIKTEEEVKPEVKVFGKKVVKAEKEVEAKVTSEKIEAHKKETKADKKEVKPEKEAKAEEEVKPEVKVFGKKVVKAEKEVEAKVTSEKKEAHKKEIEADKKEVKPEKEVIKTDKGVKPEKKVVDKKEVKAEKEVEAKVASEKIEAHKKETKADKKEVKPEKEAIKTEEEVKPEVKVFGKKVVKAEKEVEAKVTSEKKEAHKKETKADKKEVKSEKEAKAEEEVKPEVKAFGKKVVKAEKEVEAKVTTDKIEAHKKETKTDKKEVKPEKEAKAEEEVKPEVKVFGKKVVKAKKEVEAKVTSEKIEAHKKESKADKKEVKPEKEAIKTEEEVKPEKEAIKTDKEVKAEKKVFGKKGVKAEKEVEAKVTTDKIEAHKKETKTDKKEVKPEKEAKAEEEVKPEVKVFGKKVVKAKKEVEAKVTSEKIEAHKKESKADKKEVKPEKEAIKTEEEVKPEVKVFGKKVVKAEKEVEAKVTSEKIEAHKKETKADKKEVKPEKEAKAEEEVKPEVKVFGKKVVKAEKEVEDKVTSEKMEAHKKETKADKKEVKPEKEVIKTDKGVKPEKKVVDKKEVKAEKEVEAKVASEKKEAHKKETKADKKEVKPEKEAIKTEEEVKPEVKVFGKKVVKAEKEVEAKVTSEKIEAHKKETKADKKEVKPEKEAKAEEEVKPEVKVFGKKVVKAEKEVEDKVTSEKKEAHKKEIEADKKEVKPEKEVIKTDKGVKPEKKVVDKKVLKAEKDVEAKVISEKKEAHKKEIKADKKEVKSEKEAKAEEVKPEVKVFGKKVVKAEKEVEAKVTSEKKEAHKKEIEADKKEVKSEKEAIKTDKEVKPEIKLMGKNLVKAEKEVEAKVKLEKIETHKKQTKADKKEVKPEKEAIKIDKEVKPEKKVVDKKEVKAEKDVEAMVTSEKIKAQQKETKADKKEVKPKKEAIKTDKEVKPEKKVVDKKEVKAEKEVEAKVTSEKKEAHKKETKADKKEVKPEKEAIKTDKEVKAEKKVFGKKGVKAEKEVEALKESKPIKAVKPKVAAEKIEVHKKEIKADKKDMKPEKGSVKAEKKDVKAEREGKAIKEEVKAKINEEDQGEVKVKKEVMAALQPEKKEGDKREVKADKKPVKAEKDVMPKKKQADQKEVKVEMKEVRAEKEGKVPKESKANIKPTLKKADLDVKETEAELQKEKAKKAGPSIKEIAASKEKTKTVVEKKEQEGTHKNASLTKERLKVVPMKKDLEVTKERPKPTTVKTEAVTSKEKSRSAPSIKEAGVSHRNVSLTKERVKVVAREAEAPKQKTKPAAPGKETLLKEKTKTSSSKKEADTPKEKAKPVIPTKVLEVPKKKVKTAPVKKEPEALKEKAVKEEQDVAKEKAKPAPAKKEPDAPKAKTKQESVKKESETLRREEKEKAKPAIKKDTPKTKTRSKTRLPMKKEAEFSHRNISLTKERVKVVALKKEQETPKEKVTSATAKKEPEATKDKAKPTALKKGVYAEPTAKKEKAKSVSVKKDPEATKVVKSAPAEKGTFSHLADIKPKERVVPPVLRKADVSRQKVKSVAPKKETEAQKDKSKSAATQKEPVTMKELKAANIKKGDSKENVKPTPTVKERDVPEKAKTNTVKKVTEDRVLKEKQRLEPAKKDISHIADPVESDNLSTEDEMPYFQCFFVDEDDVQYPFYPFSPLQM, from the exons ATGGCGGCAGCTGCTCCTCAAG CCGACGGGCACACTGGAGAAACGGGGCGTGTGTCGTCTCCTCCGAAGGCCCCGGGCTTCTGGCTGTTGCGGACGCTGAGCTTCTCTGTGGAGTTGCTGGTGGCCCTGGCTTTCCTCCTCTGCTGGATCGGGGCAGGCGTCATGATGTTCGAAATTGTGGAATACAAAGGGGTTACTG ATATTCAAGAAATTGTCATGGATCCCATGAAAGCTATAAATGAGGCTGTAGATGGCATATCCAACTTGTTCAATGGAGCGCAAG AACTTGTTCCTGAACTGGACCCCATGACTGCTATTAACTTTGCAACTGAGGAAATAACCGATGCGAAAGAAGAATTTGTGAGCTACCTTTCTGATGAAGAAG gaaacatttatttaagctACATTGACCCAGTGATCATAGGCAGAGGTGCCTTCGAGGCTACCAATGACCTCATGTGTGAAGCTGGGAGCACCATACAACACACGCTTTGTACTGTATTTGATACGATCCTGGATCTTCTAAAAG gAAAATACGACTTGAGCTACATTGACCCTGTAGTCATAGGCCGAGGTGTCTTTGAGGTTATCAATGGCTTCATGTGTAAAGTGGGGGACGCCATACAAGACATTCTTTGTAGTGCTTTGGACACTTTCTTGGATAGTGTGAAAG CTGCTCTTCAATGGGTGGGCTTTAACCCCATGATAATCGTGGAGACTGTCTCTGAATGGATGAGCTCACTTTGGGCATACTTATGGAACCTACTGCAAG GCGTCTTAAATGTGAAGTTCAGTCCCATGACGGTTCTCACTAGAACAGTGGACATAATCATTGAGCAGAAGAACATTCTTGTGAACTACCTCTCCCACTTGCTAATGGGAGACCAAG GGGTCATTCCAGACATAACCTTTGACCCGATGCAAGTGGTCACAGATGCCATGGTGGAGATCACAGACAAGAGGAACATATTTCTATCTTATCTGTCAAACATGATCATGGATGACAAAG GTGAATCTACACCATCTGAGATACATCTTATTAGGAGGAAAG GAGAGTTTTTACCGCCTTTGGAAAAAG TTGCAGAACTGACGCACACCAAAGAAAAGGACAAGATCAGTGTTCCTTCAGAAACGGAGGAGAAATACGACACGGCATCCATGGAGGATGtgaaagaggcagaggaggagcatg ATAAAGATGATGAAGGAAATAAAGATCCTGGAGAACCACTGGATGAAGCAGTCTCTGATGGAGACTACATGGAGGCGGAGTTGCAGGAAGAAGATGCCGACGAAAGCAAGAACACGGAACATAAGCAGAAGAGGAATGTCCGCATAACCTACGAGAGGGTACGAAGAATAGGATCAAAGGCCCACTTGAAAAAGGATCAAGAGCAACCAGAAGAGACAGATCATCAAGTCAaggtagaggaagagaagatagaaggagaggtggtggaagaagagaaggaagcaCAGGAGCAGGCCCAACCCTTACAAAAGGCTGTTGAGGCAGAAGATGACCATCCGGatgaaggaagagaagaaacgaagaaacaggaggaggagaaaaagaagactGGTGATCTTCATTTCAAACACCAGGTGGTATTAGAAGCAGGTGGTGACCAGGAACAGGACATGACAGGCATTGAACAAGATAAGGAAGGAGAGCAGGCTGTCACAGAAGAGGCagtagaggagaaggaggaggaggaaccagCAAATGAAgaggtgaaagaggaggaggtagaggaaacaGAAGATGAAGAGGcgaaagaggagaaggaggaggaggaaccagCAAATGAAGAGGtaaaagaggagaaggaggaggaagaaacagCAAATGAAGAGGTgaaagagaagaaggaggaacCCGCAAATGAAgaggtgaaagaggaggaggaggaggaggaggaacccgCAAATGAAgaggtgaaagaggaggagaaggaagaacaGCCAGTGGAGGAAAACAAGGCTGCCATAGAAGAAGTGGTAGAGAAtgaggagctgaagaaggagaagaaagaagaagagcCTGCTAAAGAAGAAgtaatggaggaggaggaggaaaaggtggaggtgaagaaagagaaggataaggagaaagaggaagagaaacataAGCTAGTAAATGAAGAGGATGATCATGTCGTCCTGACAACTGAAAAGTTTGATGTTGTTGACATCATGACTGGCATTGCatctgaagaggaagaggaagaaaaggaaaCAACACCTCCTGTTACTGATGATGAAGATTACTCTGACATCATTGATGAtgatgaaaacaacaacaacagcgaAAGCAAGAAAACAGAACCCAAACGGAAGAGGAATGTCCACATTCCTTATGAGCGAATAAGGAGAATCGGATCAAGGGCCCATCTCAAACTTGATGAAGAGGTGCCCAAAGTGGAAGATTACCAAGGCAAAGACACAAAGGATGACAAAG TTCTCAGGGAATCAACAGAAAGACGAGCAAAACAGGAGGTAGAGGACGTTCTTAAAG ATCTCAGGGCTGCACAGGTCAGAAAATTGGAGAGAGTGCAAAGGAGGAAAGAGaatgaagagaaaaaagagaagccTGTGAAACTCGAGAGAAAGtctgagaaagagaaggaggaagagcttTCTGAGGACAAGATTGGAGAGGCTAAGAACAGTGTGAAAAAGGCAGAAAAGCTACAGCTTAAAG ATGAACTTCTGAAGAAGTCTGCTGAAGAAATAAAAGCAGTGAACGAGACAGGGCCTCTGAGGAGGAGATTTGCTCACCAGACTAAAATGACAG CCATTGAACCCAAGATGACAGTCAAGGAGTTGAAGGATGTGAAGGCCTACAAAACAGAGTCTGACAAGAAAGAGGTAAAGTCCGAGACGGAAGCCATCAAGGCTGATGAGGAGGTGAAGCCAGAGAAAAAGGTGTTTGGCAAAAAAGTGGTAAAGGCTGAAAAGGACGTTGAGGCCAAGGTGACATCAGAAAAAATAGAGGCTCACAAAAAAGAGAGCAAGGCTGACAACAAAGAGGTGAAGCCCGAGAAAGAAGCCAtcaagactgaggaggaggtgaagccaGAGGTAAAAGTGTTTGGCAAAAAAGTGGTAAAGGCCGAAAAGGAGGTTGAGGCCAAGGTGACATCAGAGAAAATAGAGGCTCACAAAAAAGAGACCAAGGCTGACAAGAAAGAGGTGAAGCCCGAAAAGGAAGccaaggctgaggaggaggtgaagccaGAGGTAAAAGTGTTTGGTAAAAAAGTGGTTAAGGCCGAAAAGGAGGTTGAGGCCAAGGTGACATCAGAGAAAAAAGAGGCTCACAAAAAAGAGATTGAGGCTGACAAAAAAGAGGTGAAGCCCGAGAAGGAAGTCATCAAGACTGACAAGGGGGTgaagccagagaaaaaagtggTTGACAAAAAAGAGGTAAAGGCCGAAAAGGAGGTTGAAGCCAAGGTGGCATCAGAAAAAATAGAGGCTCACAAAAAAGAGACCAAGGCTGATAAGAAAGAGGTGAAGCCCGAAAAAGAAGCCAtcaagactgaggaggaggtgaagccaGAGGTAAAAGTGTTTGGCAAAAAAGTGGTAAAGGCCGAAAAGGAGGTTGAGGCCAAGGTGACATCAGAGAAAAAAGAGGCTCACAAAAAAGAGACCAAGGCTGACAAGAAAGAGGTGAAGTCCGAGAAGGAAGccaaggctgaggaggaggtgaagccaGAGGTAAAAGCGTTTGGCAAAAAAGTGGTAAAGGCCGAAAAGGAGGTTGAGGCCAAGGTGACAACAGATAAAATAGAGGCTCACAAAAAAGAGACCAAGACTGACAAGAAAGAGGTGAAGCCCGAGAAGGAAGccaaggctgaggaggaggtgaagccaGAGGTAAAAGTGTTTGGCAAAAAAGTGGTAAAGGCCAAAAAGGAGGTTGAGGCCAAGGTGACATCAGAGAAAATAGAGGCTCACAAAAAAGAGAGCAAGGCTGACAAAAAAGAGGTGAAGCCCGAGAAAGAAGCCAtcaagactgaggaggag GTGAAGCCCGAGAAGGAAGCCATCAAGACTGATAAGGAGGTGAAGGCAGAGAAAAAGGTGTTTGGCAAAAAAGGGGTAAAGGCCGAAAAGGAGGTTGAGGCCAAGGTGACAACAGATAAAATAGAGGCTCACAAAAAAGAGACCAAGACTGACAAGAAAGAGGTGAAGCCCGAGAAGGAAGccaaggctgaggaggaggtgaagccaGAGGTAAAAGTGTTTGGCAAAAAAGTGGTAAAGGCCAAAAAGGAGGTTGAGGCCAAGGTGACATCAGAGAAAATAGAGGCTCACAAAAAAGAGAGCAAGGCTGACAAGAAAGAGGTGAAGCCCGAGAAAGAAGCCAtcaagactgaggaggaggtgaagccaGAGGTAAAAGTGTTTGGCAAAAAAGTGGTAAAGGCCGAAAAGGAGGTTGAGGCCAAGGTGACATCAGAGAAAATAGAGGCTCACAAAAAAGAGACCAAGGCTGACAAGAAAGAGGTGAAGCCCGAGAAGGAAGccaaggctgaggaggaggtgaagccaGAGGTCAAAGTGTTTGGTAAAAAAGTGGTAAAGGCCGAAAAGGAGGTTGAGGACAAGGTGACATCAGAGAAAATGGAGGCTCACAAAAAAGAGACCAAGGCTGACAAGAAAGAGGTGAAGCCCGAGAAGGAAGTCATCAAGACTGACAAGGGGGTgaagccagagaaaaaagtggTTGACAAAAAAGAGGTAAAGGCCGAAAAGGAGGTTGAGGCCAAGGTGGCATCAGAGAAAAAAGAGGCTCACAAAAAAGAGACCAAGGCTGATAAGAAAGAGGTGAAGCCCGAGAAAGAAGCCAtcaagactgaggaggaggtgaagccaGAGGTAAAAGTGTTTGGCAAAAAAGTGGTAAAGGCCGAAAAGGAGGTTGAGGCCAAGGTGACATCAGAGAAAATAGAGGCTCACAAAAAAGAGACCAAGGCTGACAAGAAAGAGGTGAAGCCCGAGAAGGAAGccaaggctgaggaggaggtgaagccaGAGGTAAAAGTGTTTGGTAAAAAAGTGGTAAAGGCCGAAAAGGAGGTTGAGGACAAGGTGACATCAGAGAAAAAAGAGGCTCACAAAAAAGAGATTGAGGCTGACAAAAAAGAGGTGAAGCCCGAGAAGGAAGTCATCAAGACTGACAAGGGGGTgaagccagagaaaaaagtggTTGACAAAAAAGTGCTAAAGGCCGAAAAGGATGTTGAGGCCAAGGTGATATCAGAGAAAAAAGAGGCTCACAAAAAAGAGATCAAGGCTGACAAGAAAGAGGTGAAGTCCGAGAAGGAAGCCAAGGCTGAGGAGGTGAAGCCAGAGGTAAAAGTGTTTGGCAAAAAAGTGGTAAAGGCCGAAAAGGAGGTTGAGGCCAAGGTGACATCAGAGAAAAAAGAGGCTCACAAAAAAGAGATTGAGGCTGACAAAAAAGAGGTAAAGTCTGAGAAAGAAGCCATCAAGACTGACAAGGAGGTTAAGCCAGAGATAAAATTGATGGGCAAAAATTTGGTAAAGGCCGAAAAGGAGGTTGAGGCCAAAGTGAAATTAGAGAAAATAGAGACTCACAAAAAACAGACCAAGGCTGACAAGAAAGAGGTGAAGCCCGAGAAGGAAGCCATCAAGATTGATAAGGAGGTgaagccagagaaaaaagtggTTGACAAAAAAGAGGTAAAGGCCGAAAAGGACGTTGAGGCCATGGTGACATCAGAGAAAATAAAGGCTCAACAAAAAGAGACCAAGGCTGACAAAAAAGAGGTGAAGCCCAAGAAGGAAGCCATCAAGACTGATAAGGAGGTGAAGCCAGAGAAAAAGGTGGTTGACAAAAAAGAGGTAAAGGCCGAAAAGGAGGTTGAGGCCAAGGTGACATCAGAGAAAAAAGAGGCTCACAAAAAAGAGACCAAGGCTGACAAGAAAGAGGTGAAGCCCGAGAAGGAAGCCATCAAGACTGATAAGGAGGTGAAGGCAGAGAAAAAGGTGTTTGGCAAAAAAGGGGTAAAGGCCGAAAAGGAGGTTGAGGCTCTCAAGGAGTCAAAACCCATAAAGGCAGTTAAGCCCAAAGTGGCAGCAGAGAAAATTGAGGTTCACAAAAAGGAGATCAAGGCTGACAAGAAAGACATGAAGCCTGAAAAGGGGTCGGTTAAGGCTGAGAAGAAGGAcgtgaaagcagagagagaggggaaggcaaTCAAGGAGGAGGTGAAAGCCAAGATAAATGAGGAAGACCAAGGAGAAGTAAAGGTGAAGAAGGAGGTTATGGCTGCACTGCagccagagaaaaaagagggTGACAAAAGAGAGGTGAAGGCCGACAAGAAGCCGGTGAAGGCTGAAAAGGATGTGATGCCCAAGAAAAAACAAGCTGACCAAAAAGAGGTGAAGGTTGAGATGAAGGAGGTGAGGGCTGAGAAGGAGGGTAAAGTCCCAAAAGAGTCGAAGGCCAACATAAAGCCTACTTTGAAAAAGGCTGATCTTGATGTCAAAGAAACAG AAGCAGAACTTCAAAAAGAGAAGGCCAAGAAGGCAGGTCCTTCTATAAAAg AGATTGCTGCTTCTAAAGAGAAGACCAAGACAGTTGTTGAAAAGAAAG AGCAAGAGGGCACCCACAAGAATGCTTCTCTTACCAAGGAGAGGCTGAAAGTAGTGCCAATGAAGAAAG ATCTTGAAGTTACTAAAGAGAGGCCAAAACCAACTACAGTGAAGACAG AAGCTGTCACATCAAAGGAAAAATCAAGATCGGCCCCATCAATCAAAG AGGCTGGAGTTTCCCACCGAAATGTGTCCCTTACAAAGGAGAGGGTGAAGGTTGTGGCCCGAGAAG CAGAAGCTCCTAAACAGAAGACCAAGCCTGCAGCTCCTGGGAAAG AAACTCTtctgaaagaaaaaacaaagacaTCCTCTTCAAAGAAAG AAGCAGACACTCCTAAAGAAAAAGCCAAGCCAGTGATCCCAACTAAAG TTCTAGAGGTTCCCAAGAAGAAGGTAAAAACAGCACCTGTTAAGAAAG AGCCTGAGGCCTTGAAAGAAAAGGCTGTGAAGGAAG AGCAAGATGTTGCAAAAGAAAAGGCCAAACCAGCTCCTGCAAAGAAAG AGCCTGATGCACCAAAGGCCAAGACCAAGcaagaatcagtgaaaaaag AGTCTGAAACTctaagaagagaagagaaagagaaagccaAACCAGCTATTAAGAAAG ATACACCTAAAACAAAGACCAGATCAAAGACCAGACTTCCTATGAAGAAAG AGGCTGAATTTTCTCACAGAAATATCTCACTTACCAAGGAGAGGGTTAAGGTTGTGGCTTTGAAGAAAG AACAAGAGACTCCCAAGGAGAAAGTCACATCAGCAACTGCAAAGAAAG agcCGGAGGCTACTAAAGACAAAGCTAAACCGACTGCTCTGAAGAAAG GTGTTTATGCAGAGCCCACCGCTAAAAAGGAAAAGGCAAAATCTGTGTCTGTGAAGAAAG ATCCTGAGGCTACAAAAGTGGTCAAGTCAGCACCTGCAGAGAaaggtacatttagtcatttagcag ATATAAAGCCTAAAGAGAGGGTCGTACCACCTGTTTTGAGGAAAG CAGATGTCTCCAGACAAAAGGTCAAATCAGTAGCCCCTAAGAAAG AAACCGAGGCTCAGAAAGACAAGTCCAAATCAGCTGCAACCCAGAAAG AACCTGTGACAATGAAGGAACTCAAAGCAGCAAACATTAAGAAAG GGGACTCAAAAGAGAATGTCAAACCAACACCTACTGTGAAAG AACGTGATGTTCCGGAGAAGGCCAAAACAAACACAGTGAAGAAAG TTACAGAAGATAGAGTTCTGAAAGAGAAACAGCGTCTGGAGCCTGCAAAGAAAGATATCTCACACATAG CTGATCCTGTAGAATCAGACAACTTATCAACAGAAG ATGAGATGCCTTACTTCCAGTGCTTCTTTGTGGATGAGGACGACGTGCAGTATCCCTTCTACCCCTTCTCACCGCTCCAGATGTGA